One window of Cydia pomonella isolate Wapato2018A chromosome 7, ilCydPomo1, whole genome shotgun sequence genomic DNA carries:
- the LOC133519556 gene encoding glycine-rich protein-like, whose translation MAKLATISVAFLLLLALSHAAPAEKPAQKEDIEAPAEKEDLKAAASHWGGWGGYGGYGGHWGGYGGWGSPYYSSYYSWPSYGYGYGYGWPYGGYGGWGGYGGWGYGHHGYWW comes from the coding sequence CTCGCAACCATCTCCGTCGCCTTCCTCCTCCTCCTAGCGTTATCGCACGCCGCGCCGGCCGAAAAACCGGCACAAAAAGAGGATATCGAGGCCCCCGCGGAAAAAGAGGACCTCAAGGCCGCGGCCTCACATTGGGGCGGATGGGGGGGCTACGGGGGCTACGGAGGCCACTGGGGCGGCTACGGCGGCTGGGGCTCACCGTACTACAGTAGCTACTACAGCTGGCCGAGCTATGGGTACGGATACGGATACGGATGGCCGTACGGTGGATACGGAGGCTGGGGCGGATACGGCGGGTGGGGATATGGACATCATGGCTATTGGTGGTAA